Proteins encoded within one genomic window of Streptomyces sp. NBC_01314:
- a CDS encoding ATP-binding protein, which produces MPSYTLICPPLETTPHIARDFVATVLHTLRLDRTLVDDAILCTSELVTNACVHAKGGDGTVLWLAVEEGRLRVVVYDGDENPPVTRELTARTWECGGGRGLYLVDALTEGHWGHGPDIPYGGPTHPVGKAVWFDLPVDLPVRRMAAP; this is translated from the coding sequence ATGCCCTCGTACACCCTCATTTGCCCACCCCTCGAAACCACCCCCCACATCGCCCGCGACTTCGTCGCCACCGTCCTGCACACGCTGCGCCTGGACCGCACCCTCGTCGACGACGCCATCCTCTGTACCTCCGAACTCGTCACCAACGCCTGTGTGCACGCCAAGGGCGGTGACGGCACCGTGCTGTGGCTGGCCGTGGAGGAGGGACGGCTCCGGGTGGTGGTGTACGACGGGGACGAGAACCCGCCGGTGACAAGGGAACTGACGGCACGGACGTGGGAGTGCGGTGGCGGCCGTGGGCTGTATCTGGTGGACGCCCTTACCGAGGGCCACTGGGGGCACGGCCCGGACATCCCGTACGGCGGCCCGACGCACCCGGTGGGCAAGGCGGTGTGGTTCGACCTGCCCGTGGACCTGCCCGTACGGCGCATGGCGGCGCCATGA
- a CDS encoding helix-turn-helix domain-containing protein, with product MPPRLNPTARQARLGAELRKLREAAGVSNRETAEFLNTSPTQISHIEAGRSGISPERLRRLTTLYACDEAQLVDVLSEMAADRGKGWWEEYRGVLLPGALDLAELEHHASYINLFEAVHIPGILQTEDHVRAASTFVAPDLPESDREARVSFRMRRQEVLDSGTPLDVIIHEAALRMRVGGPGVARAQLQHILKAAERENISLRVIPFQADGFAGAGFPMQYVGGVVPQLDTVQTDTPHGVVFIDASAQLRYYRSQLERVDSAALPQDASLDLIRRITQEL from the coding sequence ATGCCCCCGAGGCTCAACCCCACAGCGCGCCAAGCGCGACTCGGAGCAGAACTGCGCAAGTTGCGCGAGGCCGCAGGCGTATCGAACCGGGAGACCGCCGAGTTCCTGAACACCAGCCCGACCCAGATCAGCCACATTGAAGCGGGGCGCTCCGGGATCAGCCCGGAGCGGCTGCGTCGACTCACCACCTTGTACGCCTGCGACGAAGCACAACTCGTGGACGTACTGTCCGAGATGGCGGCTGATCGCGGTAAAGGCTGGTGGGAGGAGTACCGCGGAGTCCTGTTGCCCGGGGCACTAGACCTCGCCGAACTGGAGCATCACGCCTCGTACATCAATCTGTTCGAAGCCGTGCACATCCCCGGGATTCTTCAGACCGAAGACCATGTGCGCGCAGCCTCGACCTTCGTGGCCCCAGACCTACCCGAGAGCGACCGTGAAGCCCGGGTCTCGTTCCGCATGAGACGCCAGGAGGTTCTCGATTCGGGCACGCCTCTCGACGTGATCATTCATGAAGCCGCGCTGCGCATGCGCGTCGGAGGTCCCGGAGTCGCCCGCGCACAGCTCCAACACATCCTCAAGGCCGCCGAACGGGAGAACATCTCCCTGCGCGTGATCCCGTTCCAGGCCGACGGCTTCGCAGGGGCTGGTTTTCCCATGCAGTACGTTGGCGGAGTCGTCCCGCAGTTGGACACCGTGCAGACCGATACACCGCACGGCGTGGTTTTCATCGACGCTTCAGCCCAACTGCGTTATTACCGGAGCCAACTGGAGCGCGTTGACAGCGCCGCACTCCCACAAGACGCTTCCCTCGACCTCATCCGCCGTATCACGCAAGAGCTGTGA
- a CDS encoding DUF397 domain-containing protein produces MSSTPRWQKSSFSGGAENTSCVEIATAPTTLHLRESDTPATILSPTPVALHALLTTLRNGPRTAPQG; encoded by the coding sequence ATGTCCTCCACACCCCGCTGGCAGAAGTCGTCGTTCTCCGGAGGCGCGGAGAACACGTCCTGCGTGGAGATAGCCACCGCCCCCACCACCCTCCACCTACGAGAGAGCGACACTCCGGCCACGATCCTGTCGCCCACCCCCGTCGCCCTCCACGCACTACTCACCACTCTGCGCAACGGCCCCCGAACCGCACCGCAGGGCTGA
- a CDS encoding carbon-nitrogen family hydrolase, which yields MRASLIQIGVDEDESVDSRRRRVASLVRGQAGADLVVLPELWTTGAFAYESFAEAAEPLQGPTYEAMAKAASDAGVWLHAGSIPERAASGSGSAAGDGSLYNTSLVFSPSGDLAAAYRKIHRFGFDKGEAVLMGAGSELVTLRLPDTTIGIATCYDLRFPELFRGLVDAGAEMFVLSAGWPERRRSHWTLLAQARAVENQAYVLACGTAGTHAGVPQAGHSIVVDPWGEVLAEAGRDEEVLTVELDPTRVAATREQFPALKDRLLGLEPPRR from the coding sequence GTGCGCGCCTCGCTCATCCAGATCGGTGTAGATGAGGACGAATCGGTTGATTCGCGCAGGCGGCGCGTGGCCTCGCTGGTACGGGGCCAGGCCGGCGCCGATCTCGTCGTACTTCCGGAGCTCTGGACCACCGGCGCGTTCGCGTACGAATCCTTCGCGGAGGCGGCCGAACCGCTGCAGGGGCCGACGTACGAGGCGATGGCCAAGGCGGCGAGCGACGCGGGCGTGTGGCTGCACGCGGGCTCGATCCCCGAGCGCGCTGCCTCCGGCAGCGGCTCCGCCGCGGGTGACGGCTCTCTCTACAACACCTCCCTCGTCTTCTCACCGTCCGGCGACCTCGCCGCCGCCTACCGCAAGATCCACCGCTTCGGCTTCGACAAGGGCGAGGCCGTGCTGATGGGCGCGGGCTCGGAACTGGTGACGCTCCGCCTGCCCGACACGACCATCGGCATCGCCACCTGCTACGACCTCCGCTTCCCCGAGCTGTTCCGCGGGCTCGTCGACGCCGGCGCCGAGATGTTCGTGCTGTCGGCGGGGTGGCCGGAGCGGCGGCGGTCGCACTGGACACTGCTGGCGCAGGCGCGGGCCGTGGAGAACCAGGCCTATGTACTCGCCTGTGGAACGGCCGGTACGCACGCGGGAGTTCCCCAGGCCGGTCACTCGATCGTGGTCGACCCCTGGGGCGAGGTGCTGGCGGAGGCGGGCCGCGACGAGGAGGTCCTCACGGTGGAGCTCGATCCGACGAGGGTGGCGGCCACGCGTGAGCAGTTCCCGGCCCTGAAGGACAGGCTGCTGGGACTGGAGCCACCGCGTCGTTGA
- a CDS encoding maleylpyruvate isomerase family mycothiol-dependent enzyme, which produces MSLHPTLQPYADAWTHSVDAISELVTPLVEGEWNRRTPCPAWSVRDVVSHVIGLDSEMLGDPRPIHTLPRDLYHVRTEHQRYMEMQVDARRHHTAPEMTSELEYTIIRRNRQLRNESRDPGHKIRGPLGTEQTLERAMRNRAFDVWVHEQDLRAALGRPGNLDSPGAYVVRDELLSVLPKVVAEDAQAPRSSAVVFDVHGPVEFIRTVRVDMQGRGTLETAPALGPAASITLDWETYVRLACGRVTADLVADRVKAEGDPHLIAAILRAFAVTV; this is translated from the coding sequence GTGAGTCTGCATCCCACTCTTCAGCCCTACGCCGACGCCTGGACCCACTCCGTGGACGCGATATCCGAGCTGGTGACGCCGCTCGTGGAGGGTGAGTGGAACCGGCGGACACCGTGCCCCGCCTGGTCGGTGCGCGATGTGGTCTCCCATGTCATCGGCCTGGACAGCGAGATGCTCGGCGACCCGCGGCCGATCCACACCCTCCCGCGCGACCTCTACCACGTACGGACCGAGCACCAGCGGTACATGGAGATGCAGGTCGACGCCCGCCGTCACCACACCGCGCCGGAGATGACCTCCGAGCTGGAGTACACGATCATCCGGCGCAACCGCCAGCTGCGGAACGAGTCCCGGGACCCGGGTCACAAGATCCGCGGCCCGCTCGGCACGGAGCAGACCCTCGAACGCGCCATGCGCAACCGCGCCTTCGACGTGTGGGTCCACGAACAGGACCTGCGCGCCGCGCTGGGCCGGCCGGGGAACCTGGACTCGCCGGGCGCGTACGTCGTCCGTGACGAGCTGCTGTCCGTACTGCCGAAGGTCGTCGCCGAGGACGCGCAGGCGCCGCGCAGTTCGGCCGTCGTCTTCGACGTGCACGGCCCGGTGGAGTTCATCCGTACCGTCCGCGTCGACATGCAGGGCCGCGGCACCCTGGAGACCGCTCCCGCGCTCGGCCCCGCCGCCAGCATCACCCTCGACTGGGAGACCTACGTCCGCCTGGCCTGCGGCCGTGTCACCGCCGACCTCGTCGCCGACCGCGTCAAGGCCGAGGGCGACCCCCACCTGATCGCGGCGATCCTGCGCGCGTTCGCCGTGACCGTGTAG